In Falco cherrug isolate bFalChe1 chromosome 5, bFalChe1.pri, whole genome shotgun sequence, one DNA window encodes the following:
- the TAF13 gene encoding transcription initiation factor TFIID subunit 13, with protein sequence MADEEEDAPFEEDAEEAGGGLDGGQGKRKRLFSKELRCMMYGFGDDQNPYTESVDILEDLVIEFITEMTHKAMSIGRQGRVQVEDIVFLIRKDPRKFARVKDLLTMNEELKRARKAFDEANYGS encoded by the exons ATGGCGGACGAGGAGGAGGACGCGCCG TTCGAAGAAGACGCGGAGGAGGCCGGCGGGGGCCTGGACGGCGGGCAAGGCAAGAGGAAGAGGCTGTTCTCCAAAGAAC taaGATGCATGATGTATGGATTCGGGGATGACCAGAACCCTTACACAGAATCAGTGGATATTCTTGAGGACCTGGTGATAGAGTTTATCACAGAAATG ACACACAAGGCCATGTCAATTGGGCGGCAGGGTCGTGTACAGGTTGAGGACATTGTCTTTCTAATACGCAAGGATCCACGGAAGTTTGCCAGAGTTAAAGACCTCCTAACTATGAACGAAGAACTGAAACGAGCCAGAAAGGCCTTTGATGAAGCGAACTATGGATCTTGA